The Lacipirellula parvula genome window below encodes:
- a CDS encoding potassium transporter Kup, whose product MNASATASMCEDAALRRHPANCGNLPTRGLALAALGIVYGDIGTSPLYALQSCFVGDHSVATRPENILGVLSLILWALTLVVTVKYVIFILRADNHGEGGILALTALLSPLAKSPRRREIVITLGLFGAAFLYADGMITPAISVLSAVEGLRLAEPTLERYWIIAISITILLGLFRLQAKGTARVGTLFGPIMLAWFAVLAGLGVWHIMQSPGILAAVSPHHAVLFFANNGTAGFLVLGTVFLAVTGGEALYADVGHFGVRPIRLSWFAVVFPALLINYFGQGALLLQRPAAMANPLFEMTPHWALYPMIVLATMAAVIASQAIITGSFSLTFQAIQLGFCPRLKIKHTSAEQRGQIYIPAVNHLLMAATIALVLGFRTSTNLAAAYGIAISMTMTATTVLFFTLIAFHWKWSRWIAGAFVLVFLPIDLSFLTANLVKVINGGWFPLLMAGLIYLVMSTWREGRRLMLHEKGSSILPTEAYLAGLTTPLLQPASTAIYLTANAHGTPIAMQQNVVHNGVLHKHVVILRVETVETPRVAPGDRLHVQAIEGGVYRALLRYGFIERPNIPADLAAAKLGDEPVDLSNASYFLSREIILPSQNNGGMWRWREKLFAYMVRNTHAATLYFQLPAERVVEVGAQVEL is encoded by the coding sequence ATGAACGCTTCCGCCACCGCTTCCATGTGCGAAGATGCAGCGCTCCGCCGCCATCCGGCCAACTGCGGCAACCTGCCGACGCGCGGCCTCGCGCTCGCGGCGCTCGGCATCGTCTACGGCGACATCGGCACCAGTCCGCTTTACGCGTTGCAAAGCTGCTTCGTCGGCGATCATTCCGTCGCCACGCGCCCCGAAAACATTCTGGGCGTCCTCTCGCTGATTTTGTGGGCCCTCACGCTCGTCGTGACGGTGAAGTACGTCATCTTCATTCTGCGGGCCGACAACCATGGCGAAGGGGGCATCCTCGCCCTGACCGCGTTGTTGTCGCCGCTCGCGAAGAGTCCGCGCCGGCGAGAAATCGTCATCACGTTGGGGCTGTTCGGCGCGGCATTTCTCTACGCCGACGGCATGATCACGCCGGCGATTTCGGTGCTCAGCGCCGTCGAAGGTTTGCGGCTCGCCGAGCCAACGCTCGAGCGGTACTGGATCATTGCGATCTCGATCACGATTCTATTGGGACTGTTCCGCCTGCAAGCGAAGGGAACCGCGCGGGTCGGCACGCTCTTCGGGCCGATTATGCTCGCGTGGTTCGCCGTGCTCGCCGGGCTCGGCGTGTGGCACATTATGCAGTCGCCCGGCATTCTGGCGGCGGTGAGCCCCCATCATGCGGTCCTCTTTTTCGCGAACAACGGAACCGCCGGGTTCCTCGTGCTCGGCACCGTGTTCCTCGCGGTGACTGGCGGCGAAGCGCTGTACGCCGACGTCGGGCACTTCGGGGTGCGGCCAATTCGGCTGTCGTGGTTCGCCGTCGTGTTCCCCGCACTGCTGATCAACTACTTCGGCCAGGGCGCCTTGCTGCTGCAGCGGCCGGCGGCGATGGCGAACCCGCTGTTCGAAATGACGCCGCACTGGGCCCTCTATCCGATGATCGTCCTCGCGACGATGGCGGCGGTGATCGCGTCGCAGGCGATTATCACCGGGTCGTTCTCGCTCACCTTTCAAGCGATTCAGCTCGGCTTCTGCCCGCGACTGAAGATCAAACACACCTCGGCCGAGCAGCGCGGGCAGATTTACATTCCCGCGGTGAACCACCTGCTGATGGCGGCGACGATCGCGCTGGTGCTCGGCTTCCGCACCTCGACGAACCTCGCCGCGGCGTACGGCATCGCGATCTCGATGACGATGACCGCGACGACCGTGCTGTTCTTCACGCTGATCGCGTTCCACTGGAAGTGGTCGCGATGGATTGCCGGGGCGTTCGTGCTCGTGTTCCTGCCGATCGATTTGTCGTTCCTCACCGCGAACTTGGTGAAGGTGATCAACGGCGGTTGGTTCCCGCTGCTGATGGCGGGGCTGATTTATCTGGTGATGAGCACCTGGCGCGAAGGGCGCCGACTGATGCTCCATGAAAAGGGTTCGAGCATTCTGCCGACCGAGGCGTACCTCGCGGGCCTGACGACGCCGCTGTTGCAGCCGGCGAGCACGGCGATCTACCTCACAGCCAACGCCCATGGCACGCCGATCGCGATGCAACAGAACGTCGTCCACAACGGCGTGCTGCACAAGCATGTGGTGATCCTCCGCGTCGAAACGGTCGAGACGCCGCGCGTGGCGCCGGGCGATCGGCTCCATGTGCAGGCGATCGAAGGAGGCGTCTATCGGGCGCTGTTGCGATACGGATTTATCGAGCGGCCGAACATCCCGGCCGACCTCGCGGCCGCCAAGCTTGGCGACGAGCCGGTCGACCTCAGCAACGCCAGCTACTTTCTGAGCCGCGAAATTATCCTGCCGAGCCAGAACAACGGCGGCATGTGGCGGTGGCGCGAGAAGCTGTTCGCGTACATGGTGCGCAACACCCACGCGGCGACGCTGTACTTCCAGCTGCCGGCGGAGCGGGTGGTGGAAGTTGGGGCGCAGGTGGAACTGTAG
- a CDS encoding potassium transporter Kup produces the protein MPSAVEASGGEPASPVHGGHDSADPRRWKLLALAALGVVYGDIGTSPLYSVRECFHGSHALAVNETNVLGVLSLIFWALTLVIAVKYLVFILRADNHGEGGILALMALLAPAGRGISRRTWVVVLGLFGAAFLYADGMITPAISVLSAVEGLRLASEDIFQTWFVEIIAVVILLGLFRLQSRGTAKVGALFGPFMLFWFLLLAALGVWHILEMPSVLSAINPLYAFHFFVENGVTGFLILGTVFLVVTGGEALYADIGHFGVLPIRASWFAVVFPSLLLNYFGQGSLLLRHPEAAIHPLFEMAPDWALYPMVVIATLAAVMASQAVITGSFSLTLQAIQLGYCPRLRIEHTSSDQKGQIYIPAVNRSLMIAAIALVLGFQSSSNLAAAYGIAITITMVVTTLLFYVLIHHHWKWPTWVAVLFAGFFLGIDLSFFGANLLKIFHGGWFPLVIAAAIYVLMSTWQDGRRLLAERLRASMLSTELFVAEIMVNPPIRVPGVAVFMSGNPMGTPLALRQNVAHNHVLHDRSIILGVQTAEAPHVPDEQRLETEEIGEGFYRATLRYGFMEEPDVPADLTKLECLGAGFDLKKVSYYLGRETLLATPRSGMYMWRESLFSFLSRNAQPATLFFHLPPEQVVEIGAQVEL, from the coding sequence ATGCCATCTGCTGTTGAAGCCTCCGGGGGAGAACCGGCGTCGCCGGTTCACGGGGGGCACGATTCGGCCGATCCCCGTCGTTGGAAACTTCTCGCCCTGGCCGCTCTCGGGGTGGTTTACGGCGACATTGGCACGAGCCCGCTTTACTCGGTGCGTGAGTGCTTCCACGGCAGCCACGCGCTCGCGGTGAACGAGACGAACGTCCTCGGCGTGCTATCGCTGATCTTCTGGGCGCTGACGCTCGTGATCGCGGTGAAATACCTCGTCTTCATCCTGCGCGCCGACAATCACGGCGAGGGAGGCATCCTCGCGCTGATGGCGCTGCTTGCTCCCGCGGGTCGCGGCATCTCGCGGCGGACGTGGGTCGTCGTGCTCGGTCTGTTCGGCGCCGCGTTTCTCTACGCCGACGGCATGATCACGCCGGCGATCTCGGTGCTCAGCGCGGTCGAGGGGTTGCGACTGGCGTCGGAAGATATTTTTCAGACGTGGTTCGTCGAGATCATCGCCGTCGTCATTCTGCTGGGCTTGTTCCGCTTGCAGTCGCGCGGCACCGCGAAGGTCGGCGCGCTGTTCGGCCCGTTCATGCTGTTCTGGTTTTTGCTGCTGGCGGCGCTCGGCGTGTGGCACATCCTCGAAATGCCAAGCGTGCTGTCGGCGATCAACCCGCTATACGCATTCCATTTCTTCGTTGAGAACGGCGTCACGGGTTTTCTGATTCTCGGCACCGTGTTCCTCGTCGTCACCGGCGGCGAAGCGCTCTACGCCGACATCGGCCACTTCGGCGTGCTGCCGATTCGGGCGTCGTGGTTCGCCGTGGTGTTCCCGTCGCTGCTGCTGAACTACTTCGGCCAGGGATCGCTGCTGCTGCGACACCCCGAAGCGGCCATTCATCCACTGTTCGAAATGGCGCCCGACTGGGCTCTCTACCCGATGGTGGTGATCGCCACGCTGGCCGCCGTGATGGCGTCGCAGGCCGTGATCACCGGTTCGTTCTCGCTGACGCTGCAGGCGATCCAGCTTGGCTACTGTCCGCGGCTGCGGATCGAGCACACCTCGTCCGACCAGAAGGGGCAGATTTACATTCCAGCGGTGAATCGATCGCTGATGATCGCGGCGATTGCGTTGGTGCTCGGCTTCCAATCGTCGAGCAACCTCGCCGCGGCGTACGGCATTGCGATCACCATCACGATGGTGGTGACGACGCTGCTGTTCTACGTGCTGATTCATCACCACTGGAAATGGCCGACGTGGGTGGCGGTGCTTTTCGCCGGATTCTTTCTGGGGATCGACCTGTCATTCTTCGGCGCCAACTTGCTAAAGATCTTCCACGGCGGTTGGTTCCCGCTCGTGATTGCAGCGGCGATTTACGTGCTGATGAGCACGTGGCAAGATGGCCGGCGGCTGCTCGCCGAGCGACTGCGGGCGTCGATGCTGTCGACCGAGTTGTTCGTCGCCGAGATCATGGTGAACCCGCCGATCCGCGTGCCGGGGGTGGCGGTGTTCATGTCAGGCAATCCGATGGGGACCCCGCTCGCGCTGCGGCAGAACGTCGCCCACAACCATGTGCTGCACGACCGCAGCATCATCCTCGGCGTGCAAACGGCCGAGGCGCCGCACGTGCCGGATGAGCAGCGGCTGGAGACCGAAGAGATCGGCGAAGGTTTTTACCGCGCGACGCTGCGGTACGGCTTCATGGAAGAGCCCGACGTGCCGGCTGACCTTACGAAGCTGGAGTGCCTGGGCGCGGGGTTCGACTTGAAAAAGGTGAGCTACTACCTCGGCCGCGAAACGCTGCTGGCGACGCCGCGGTCGGGGATGTATATGTGGCGCGAAAGTCTGTTTTCGTTCCTCTCGCGGAACGCGCAGCCGGCGACGCTGTTCTTTCACTTGCCGCCGGAGCAGGTGGTGGAAATCGGAGCGCAGGTGGAGTTGTAG
- a CDS encoding transglutaminase-like domain-containing protein: protein MKSFRSLVYFAAAAALLLAARPVFAETKAQLQAARELIAQGEFREAEKLLKPAVDPQLPATSEAAVILEVLDRTRADFPHDEAEITKQVRESIPDVKETEIEEWRDAGKLHSKQIDGEHKYFRNAAANLFRVSEEARKRREKTPAAEKRFDLDGLIAELNTIAKTADTPAIYPVKHHVVYTLTLKEGNKRLKPGATVRAWLPFPQAYRIQQTDVKLIKPVIEVAGDEMGMGRPMGQLQQVTTDSGEQSVELSPASAPQRTIYFEQVVDDKGTPPKFVAEFEFTTAAYVPTLKPEMVKPYDEESDVFTEFTAQRLPHIAFTPEVKKLVKEIVGDEKNSLKKAQLIFNWVSENLPWVSEMEYSTIPSLSKKGIAARCGDCGVQNTTFVTLCRAAGIPARWQSGFGTKPGEEGMHDWAEIYIEPWGWLPADASYGARKSDDPAVRDFFCGHMDPYRLIVNLDYGRTLHPAKTSFRSEPIDFQRGEVEVDGHNLYFNDWEWDLDCKSEPLEKAADKKEAEKGEEEE, encoded by the coding sequence ATGAAATCGTTCCGTTCGTTGGTTTACTTCGCCGCAGCCGCGGCCCTCTTGCTGGCCGCCCGGCCCGTTTTTGCCGAAACCAAGGCCCAACTCCAAGCGGCGCGGGAACTTATCGCCCAAGGCGAGTTCCGCGAGGCTGAAAAACTGCTCAAGCCAGCCGTCGATCCGCAACTCCCCGCGACTTCCGAAGCGGCGGTGATTTTGGAGGTCCTCGACCGCACCCGCGCCGACTTCCCGCATGACGAAGCAGAGATCACCAAGCAGGTGCGTGAATCAATTCCGGACGTGAAGGAAACCGAGATCGAAGAGTGGCGCGACGCCGGCAAGCTTCACTCGAAGCAAATCGACGGCGAGCATAAGTACTTCCGCAACGCCGCGGCCAACCTCTTCCGCGTGAGCGAGGAGGCCCGCAAGCGCCGCGAAAAGACGCCGGCTGCTGAAAAGCGGTTCGACCTCGACGGCCTCATCGCCGAGTTGAACACGATCGCCAAGACGGCCGATACGCCAGCGATTTACCCGGTGAAGCATCACGTCGTTTACACGCTGACGCTGAAGGAAGGGAACAAGCGGTTGAAGCCGGGCGCCACCGTACGGGCGTGGTTGCCGTTTCCGCAGGCGTATCGCATTCAGCAGACGGACGTGAAGCTAATCAAGCCGGTGATTGAAGTCGCTGGCGATGAAATGGGAATGGGCCGTCCGATGGGACAGCTTCAGCAAGTTACCACCGATTCGGGAGAGCAGTCCGTGGAACTCTCTCCCGCGAGCGCGCCGCAACGCACCATCTACTTCGAGCAAGTCGTCGACGACAAGGGAACGCCGCCTAAGTTCGTCGCGGAGTTTGAATTCACCACCGCTGCGTATGTCCCGACGCTCAAGCCGGAGATGGTGAAGCCGTACGACGAAGAGAGCGACGTCTTCACCGAGTTCACCGCGCAGCGACTGCCGCACATCGCCTTCACGCCTGAAGTGAAGAAGCTGGTGAAAGAGATTGTCGGCGACGAGAAGAATTCGCTGAAGAAGGCGCAACTGATCTTCAACTGGGTCTCCGAAAACCTGCCGTGGGTTTCCGAGATGGAATACAGCACGATCCCCAGCCTGTCGAAGAAAGGCATCGCCGCCCGCTGCGGCGACTGCGGCGTGCAAAACACGACGTTCGTCACGCTCTGCCGTGCGGCTGGCATTCCGGCCCGTTGGCAATCGGGCTTCGGCACGAAGCCAGGCGAAGAGGGGATGCACGACTGGGCGGAAATCTACATCGAACCGTGGGGCTGGCTCCCCGCCGACGCCTCGTACGGCGCCCGCAAGAGCGACGATCCCGCCGTACGCGATTTCTTCTGCGGCCATATGGACCCGTACCGGTTGATCGTCAATCTCGACTACGGCCGCACGCTCCACCCCGCGAAGACGAGCTTCCGCAGCGAGCCGATCGACTTCCAACGGGGCGAAGTCGAAGTCGACGGGCACAACCTCTACTTCAACGACTGGGAATGGGACCTCGACTGCAAGTCGGAGCCGCTGGAGAAGGCGGCGGATAAAAAGGAAGCCGAGAAGGGCGAAGAAGAAGAGTAG
- a CDS encoding L-serine ammonia-lyase, whose product MALSVLDLFTIGIGPSSSHAIGPMRAAGRFLERLRHAHLLEKCERIEVKLYASLALTGKGHGTDKAILLGLVGETPEGVDPDQVDRIVESIRSDGEMTLPGGRRIRFDEPRDLLFLRNESLPYHPNGMEFTAYDAAGEMLDRYVCYSIGGGFVVDEQDAARDVVSGDETRLPYPYHCGDDLLSMAAETGLSISAMTLANEERWRSRAEIEERLLRIWRVMQACVERGCREEGTLPGGLKVKRRAPELYRRLAAKQRAAAAANNGDHDTLAALDWVNLYALATSEENAAGGRVVTAPTNGAAGIIPAVLHYYRRHTPDADDAGVVKFLLTAGAIGILYKLNASISGAEVGCQGEVGVACSMAGGALTEVLGGTPRQVEMAAEIGMEHNLGLTCDPIGGLVQVPCIERCAMGAVKAINASRMALGSDGEHRVSLDRVIRTMRETGRDMLTKYKETSRGGLAVAVTEC is encoded by the coding sequence TCGCATGCGATTGGACCGATGCGCGCGGCGGGGCGATTTCTCGAGCGGCTGCGGCACGCGCACCTGCTGGAAAAGTGCGAGCGGATCGAAGTGAAGCTCTACGCGTCGCTCGCGCTCACGGGCAAAGGGCATGGCACCGACAAGGCAATCTTGCTCGGCCTCGTCGGCGAAACCCCGGAGGGAGTCGACCCTGATCAGGTCGATCGAATTGTCGAATCGATTCGCAGCGATGGCGAGATGACGCTGCCGGGTGGACGGCGGATTCGGTTCGACGAGCCGCGTGACTTGCTCTTCTTGCGAAACGAGAGCTTGCCCTATCACCCCAATGGGATGGAGTTCACTGCGTACGACGCTGCCGGCGAGATGCTCGACCGCTACGTCTGCTATTCAATCGGCGGCGGGTTCGTTGTCGACGAACAGGATGCGGCTCGCGACGTGGTGAGCGGCGACGAGACGCGGTTGCCGTACCCGTACCACTGTGGCGACGATTTACTCTCGATGGCGGCGGAGACAGGGTTGTCGATCAGCGCGATGACGCTCGCGAACGAAGAGCGGTGGCGGAGCCGTGCGGAGATCGAGGAGCGGCTGCTGCGGATTTGGCGCGTGATGCAAGCGTGCGTCGAGCGGGGCTGCCGCGAAGAGGGGACGCTGCCGGGCGGCCTCAAAGTGAAGCGGCGAGCGCCGGAACTGTATCGGCGGCTTGCGGCGAAGCAACGTGCAGCGGCAGCCGCAAACAACGGCGATCACGACACGCTCGCAGCGCTCGATTGGGTGAATCTCTACGCGCTCGCCACCAGCGAAGAAAATGCGGCCGGCGGTCGAGTGGTTACCGCGCCGACGAACGGCGCGGCGGGAATCATTCCCGCGGTGCTCCACTACTATCGGCGCCACACGCCCGACGCCGACGACGCGGGAGTGGTTAAGTTTCTGCTCACTGCGGGGGCGATCGGCATTCTGTACAAACTCAACGCCTCGATCTCCGGAGCCGAGGTAGGTTGTCAGGGCGAGGTCGGCGTCGCGTGCTCAATGGCGGGCGGGGCGCTCACCGAGGTGCTTGGCGGCACGCCGCGTCAGGTCGAAATGGCGGCCGAGATTGGCATGGAGCACAACTTGGGCCTCACCTGTGATCCGATCGGCGGACTGGTGCAAGTGCCGTGCATCGAGCGGTGCGCGATGGGGGCGGTGAAGGCGATCAACGCGTCGCGGATGGCGCTCGGCAGCGACGGCGAGCATCGCGTTTCGCTCGATCGCGTGATCCGTACGATGCGCGAGACGGGCCGCGACATGCTCACGAAGTATAAGGAGACGTCCCGCGGCGGGTTGGCGGTCGCGGTGACGGAGTGCTGA